A stretch of the Hippocampus zosterae strain Florida chromosome 16, ASM2543408v3, whole genome shotgun sequence genome encodes the following:
- the LOC127588909 gene encoding glucose-6-phosphate exchanger SLC37A4-like isoform X1 produces MGAISYSYYRLTIFSSMFFGYMLYFFNRKTFAFVMPSVMGEIKLDKDDLGLITSSQTMAYAISKFISGVLSDQISARWLFSIGLFVVGGINVVFSWSSTVTMFSLLWFINGLGQGCGWPPCGKVLRKWFEPSQFGTWWSVMSCSMNLAGSLGPILVTVLLHYYDWRTILTMSGVICAAFSLVTLMWVKNEPKDVGLPAIELAPKKGAMKCNGESTLSEFLLSPFLWVLSLGYLVVFGVKTAATDWGQLFLMQEKGQTALMGSTYMSALEVGGFVGSLASGLMSDRAVARSGLGTHGNPRHGLLIVMMAGMCVSMYLFRVTITPEMPKSVLKFTHSPQEPPLWVQVIHPVSVLIGVSEKEIWILTLGAMFGFSSYGPIALFGVIASESAPSNFCGTSHAIVALMANVGAFMAGLPFSTIAKQHSWDTAFWVAEVFMAVTTVSFFLIRIMRTKMGRREKMD; encoded by the exons ATGGGGGCGATAAGTTACAGCTACTATCGCTTGACCATCTTCTCCTCCATGTTCTTTGGCTACATGCTGTACTTCTTCAACAGAAAGACATTCGCTTTTGTCATGCCCTCAGTGATGGGGGAGATTAAACTGGACAAAGACGACTTGG GCCTGATCACCAGCAGCCAGACCATGGCCTACGCCATCAGTAAATTCATCAGCGGTGTGTTGTCAGACCAGATCAGTGCCCGCTGGCTTTTCTCCATCGGCCTCTTTGTGGTCGGAGGCATCAACGTGGTTTTCTCCTGGTCCTCCACGGTCACCATGTTCTCACTCCTGTGGTTCATTAACGGACTGGGacaaggttgtggatggcctcCGTGCGGGAAGGTCCTCCGCAAG TGGTTTGAGCCCTCCCAGTTTGGAACATGGTGGTCCGTGATGTCCTGCAGCATGAACCTGGCAGGGAGTCTGGGCCCAATCTTGGTTACGGTGCTCCTCCACTACTATGACTGGAGGACCATCCTCACGATGTCAGGTGTCATCTGTGCTGCCTTCTCACTTGTGACTCTCATGTGGGTGAAGAATGAGCCAAAGGATGTGGGCCTACCTGCTATTGAGCTAGCACCCAAGAAGGGTGCAATGAAAT GCAACGGTGAGAGCACCCTGAGTGAGTTCCTCCTCTCCCCATTTCTTTGGGTGCTGTCTTTGGGCTACTTGGTGGTGTTCGGCGTGAAAACAGCAGCAACTGACTGGGGCCAGCTTTTCCTCATGCAGGAGAAAGGCCAGACAGCTCTTATGG GCAGTACCTACATGAGTGCCTTGGAAGTGGGCGGCTTTGTGGGAAGCCTTGCATCTGGTTTAATGTCTGACAGAGCTGTTGCTCGA TCGGGCCTGGGCACACACGGGAACCCTCGACACGGCCTGCTCATTGTCATGATGGCCGgtatgtgtgtgtccatgtaCCTCTTCAGGGTCACCATCACGCCTGAAATGCCAAAG TCAGTACTGAAGTTCACTCATTCACCTCAGGAGCCTCCTCTTTGGGTCCAAGTCATCCATCCTGTTTCTGTACTCATCGGTGTCTCAGAAAAAGAG ATCTGGATTCTCACTCTTGGTGCTATGTTTGGATTTTCCTCATACGGGCCGATTGCCTTGTTTGGGGTTATCGCAAGTGAAAGTGCTCCTTCCAATTTCTGTGGAACCTCACATGCGATTGTTGCTCTGATGGCTAACG TCGGGGCTTTCATGGCTGGACTTCCCTTCAGCACTATTGCCAAACAACACAGTTGGGACACGGCGTTCTGGGTAGCCGAGGTCTTCATGGCCGTCACCACCGTTTCGTTTTTCCTCATTCGCATCATGCGCACCAAGAtgggaagaagagaaaaaatggACTGA
- the si:ch73-1a9.3 gene encoding non-histone chromosomal protein HMG-like has translation MPKRSKDESEAAEILPRRRSKRLTKSTPAKPEPQTKPKKAAAKPKKGKEVEKAKPEEKAEDAPAENGEAKAEEEAPATDAAEEKDEEAE, from the exons ATGCCTAAAAGGAGCAAA GATGAGTCAGAGGCAGCTGAAATACTG CCCAGGAGGAGATCGAAAAGACTGACT AAGTCCACACCTGCAAAGCCAGAGCCCCAAACCAAGCCAAAG AAGGCAGCTGCTAAGCCTAAGAAAGGTAAGGAGGTGGAGAAGGCAAAGCCCGAGGAGAAGGCGGAGGATGCCCCTGCTGAGAATGGCGAGGCCAAAGCTGAGGAAGAG GCACCAGCCACGGATGCAGCGGAGGAAAAAGATGAGGAAGCGGAATAA
- the LOC127588909 gene encoding glucose-6-phosphate exchanger SLC37A4-like isoform X2 gives MGAISYSYYRLTIFSSMFFGYMLYFFNRKTFAFVMPSVMGEIKLDKDDLGLITSSQTMAYAISKFISGVLSDQISARWLFSIGLFVVGGINVVFSWSSTVTMFSLLWFINGLGQGCGWPPCGKVLRKWFEPSQFGTWWSVMSCSMNLAGSLGPILVTVLLHYYDWRTILTMSGVICAAFSLVTLMWVKNEPKDVGLPAIELAPKKGAMKCNGESTLSEFLLSPFLWVLSLGYLVVFGVKTAATDWGQLFLMQEKGQTALMGSTYMSALEVGGFVGSLASGLMSDRAVARSGLGTHGNPRHGLLIVMMAGMCVSMYLFRVTITPEMPKEPPLWVQVIHPVSVLIGVSEKEIWILTLGAMFGFSSYGPIALFGVIASESAPSNFCGTSHAIVALMANVGAFMAGLPFSTIAKQHSWDTAFWVAEVFMAVTTVSFFLIRIMRTKMGRREKMD, from the exons ATGGGGGCGATAAGTTACAGCTACTATCGCTTGACCATCTTCTCCTCCATGTTCTTTGGCTACATGCTGTACTTCTTCAACAGAAAGACATTCGCTTTTGTCATGCCCTCAGTGATGGGGGAGATTAAACTGGACAAAGACGACTTGG GCCTGATCACCAGCAGCCAGACCATGGCCTACGCCATCAGTAAATTCATCAGCGGTGTGTTGTCAGACCAGATCAGTGCCCGCTGGCTTTTCTCCATCGGCCTCTTTGTGGTCGGAGGCATCAACGTGGTTTTCTCCTGGTCCTCCACGGTCACCATGTTCTCACTCCTGTGGTTCATTAACGGACTGGGacaaggttgtggatggcctcCGTGCGGGAAGGTCCTCCGCAAG TGGTTTGAGCCCTCCCAGTTTGGAACATGGTGGTCCGTGATGTCCTGCAGCATGAACCTGGCAGGGAGTCTGGGCCCAATCTTGGTTACGGTGCTCCTCCACTACTATGACTGGAGGACCATCCTCACGATGTCAGGTGTCATCTGTGCTGCCTTCTCACTTGTGACTCTCATGTGGGTGAAGAATGAGCCAAAGGATGTGGGCCTACCTGCTATTGAGCTAGCACCCAAGAAGGGTGCAATGAAAT GCAACGGTGAGAGCACCCTGAGTGAGTTCCTCCTCTCCCCATTTCTTTGGGTGCTGTCTTTGGGCTACTTGGTGGTGTTCGGCGTGAAAACAGCAGCAACTGACTGGGGCCAGCTTTTCCTCATGCAGGAGAAAGGCCAGACAGCTCTTATGG GCAGTACCTACATGAGTGCCTTGGAAGTGGGCGGCTTTGTGGGAAGCCTTGCATCTGGTTTAATGTCTGACAGAGCTGTTGCTCGA TCGGGCCTGGGCACACACGGGAACCCTCGACACGGCCTGCTCATTGTCATGATGGCCGgtatgtgtgtgtccatgtaCCTCTTCAGGGTCACCATCACGCCTGAAATGCCAAAG GAGCCTCCTCTTTGGGTCCAAGTCATCCATCCTGTTTCTGTACTCATCGGTGTCTCAGAAAAAGAG ATCTGGATTCTCACTCTTGGTGCTATGTTTGGATTTTCCTCATACGGGCCGATTGCCTTGTTTGGGGTTATCGCAAGTGAAAGTGCTCCTTCCAATTTCTGTGGAACCTCACATGCGATTGTTGCTCTGATGGCTAACG TCGGGGCTTTCATGGCTGGACTTCCCTTCAGCACTATTGCCAAACAACACAGTTGGGACACGGCGTTCTGGGTAGCCGAGGTCTTCATGGCCGTCACCACCGTTTCGTTTTTCCTCATTCGCATCATGCGCACCAAGAtgggaagaagagaaaaaatggACTGA